In Plasmodium coatneyi strain Hackeri chromosome 3, complete sequence, a genomic segment contains:
- a CDS encoding V-type proton ATPase subunit B produces the protein MSKEKITTKVEASRVNAMAAVRDYKVCPRLEYKTISGVQGPLVIIEDVKFPKYSEIVTIHLSDNSTRQGQILEVCGKKAVIQVFEGTSGIDNKNSYVEVSGDILKMPMSDEMLGRVFNGSGKPIDKGPSILADDYLDINGNPINPQCRVYPKEMIQTGISTIDVMNSIVRGQKIPLFSAAGLPHNEIGAQICRQASLVQGKDVLDHSDDNFAVVFGAMGVNMETARYFRQDFEENGKMERVCLFLNLANDPTIERILTPRIALTTAEYLAFEKEMHVFVILTDMSSYADALREVSSAREEVPGRRGYPGYMYSDLSTIYERAGRVEGRNGSITQFPILTMPNDDITHPIPDLTGYITEGQIFVDRNLYNRQIYPPINVLPSLSRLMKSGIGKNMTRADHPYVSDQLYSNYAIAQDVKAMKAVIGEEALSNDDILYLEFLDKFEKRFITQNTYECRDIYQSLDIAWELLRIFPEDILKKIKSDILSKYYPRHHAG, from the exons ATGAGCAAGGAAAAGATCACCACCAAAGTGGAGGCCTCGAGGGTCAACGCGATGGCCGCCGTAAGGGACTACAAGGTGTGCCCCAGGCTGGAGTACAAGACCATTTCGG GCGTTCAAGGACCGCTAGTTATCATCGAAGATGTGAAGTTCCCCAAGTACTCCGAAATCGTGACGATCCACCTGAGTGACAATTCGACGAGGCAAGGACAGATCCTGGAGGTGTGCGGGAAGAAGGCAGTAATCCAAGTGTTCGAGGGAACCAGTGGAATAGACAACAAAAACAGCTACGTAGAAGTCAGTGGAGATATTCTGAAAATGCCCATGAGTGACGAAATGTTGGGAAGAGTATTCAACGGAAGTGGAAAGCCCATCGATAAAGGTCCTAGCATCCTGGCCGATGATTATTTGGACATAAATGGGAATCCAATAAATCCCCAATGTAGAGTGTACCCCAAGGAAATGATCCAAACGGGAATATCCACAATAGATGTAATGAATAGCATAGTTAGAGGACAGAAGATTCCATTATTCAGCGCTGCAGGGTTACCGCATAACGAAATAGGTGCACAAATATGTAGGCAGGCATCTCTCGTACAAGGGAAAGATGTGTTGGACCATTCGGATGATAATTTCGCAGTCGTCTTTGGTGCCATGGGGGTGAACATGGAGACGGCTAGATATTTCAGACAGgattttgaagaaaatggaaaaatggaaagagtctgtttatttttaaatttagcAAACGACCCAACGATAGAAAGGATCCTCACTCCTAGGATAGCGCTAACCACAGCAGAGTACCTCGCgtttgaaaaagaaatgcacgTATTTGTAATATTGACGGATATGTCTTCCTATGCTGATGCGCTGAGGGAGGTTTCATCTGCCAGGGAGGAAGTGCCAGGCAGGAGAGGATACCCAGGTTATATGTATAGTGATCTGTCGACAATATATGAACGAGCTGGAAGagttgaaggaagaaatggaagcaTAACTCagttccccattttgacGATGCCAAATGATGACATTACGCACCCCATCCCAGATCTCACAGGATACATTACAGAGGGGCAAATTTTCGTGGACAGAAATTTATACAACAGGCAGATTTATCCTCCTATCAATGTGTTGCCTTCTTTGTCTAGACTTATGAAAAGTGGAATAGGAAAGAACATGACTCGAGCTGACCATCCCTACGTTTCCGACCAGCTGTATAGTAATTATGCCATTGCACAGGATGTGAAGGCCATGAAGGCAGTCATTGGGGAGGAGGCCCTTTCGAATGATGATATATTGTACCTGGAATTTTTggacaaatttgaaaagagGTTTATCACGCAGAACACTTACGAGTGCAGGGACATTTACCAATCACTCGATATCGCGTGGGAATTGTTGCGTATTTTCCCGGAGGACATTCTAAAGAAGATCAAGTCAGATATCCTCTCCAAGTATTACCCACGCCACCACGCTGGTTAA